From Gammaproteobacteria bacterium, one genomic window encodes:
- a CDS encoding PilZ domain-containing protein codes for MSEERRDFPRVETEHSVEVVDTDGGVFPTLALDLSLTGMQLLCDEPTASRLLPEGPPDADAPKSVEIRLRLRLQDGTRAKIRANALLVSLRKSGPDDQRIGVKFTNFLGDGYHALESFIDESLPDD; via the coding sequence ATGAGTGAAGAGCGGCGGGACTTTCCCCGGGTGGAAACAGAACACTCGGTCGAGGTGGTCGACACGGATGGCGGCGTCTTCCCGACCCTTGCCCTGGACCTTTCGCTGACCGGCATGCAGTTGCTCTGCGACGAGCCGACGGCTTCGCGCCTGCTGCCGGAAGGCCCCCCTGATGCCGATGCGCCGAAGAGCGTGGAAATTCGCCTGCGCCTGCGCCTGCAGGACGGCACGCGCGCCAAGATCCGGGCCAATGCCTTGCTCGTTTCCTTGCGCAAGTCCGGACCGGACGATCAGCGAATCGGCGTCAAGTTCACCAATTTCCTGGGTGATGGCTACCATGCCCTGGAATCGTTCATAGACGAGTCCCTGCCCGACGACTGA
- a CDS encoding amidohydrolase family protein, whose product MKSLLFLLLSLPMLASAASIEPASERQHGEGPFDRLVLKGGIVVDGTGAPAYGPVDILVENDRIVSIGGQYEIDSRTRLLDVSGMYVLPGFVDMHGHIGGVDQGTPADYVMKLWMGHGITTIRDPGSGNGLDFVLEHKRRSAANRITAPRIKAYVFFGSGESAPITTPEQARAWVRRQAKAGADGVKLFGARPEVLQATLDEIRKQGLRSAMHHAQLGVTRADVMDTAEWGLTTMEHWYGLPEALFTDRTVQDYPADYNYMNEYHRFAEAGRLWQQAAAPGSERWETVRDRLIALDFTLDPTFTIYEANRDLMAQRRAEWHDEYTLPSLWEFFRPSADSHGSYWFDWSTADEIAWKANFRRWMDFVNDYKNHGGRVTVGSDSGYIYKIYGFGYIQELELLQEAGFHPLEVVRAATLHGAEAIGMAGQVGSIEPGKKADFVVVPGNPLGNFKLLYGTGAIQLDDEGNIVRAGGVRWTIKDGIIYDAPALLAEVRTMVANAKKEAGITELRQPGL is encoded by the coding sequence ATGAAATCACTGCTGTTCCTGTTGCTGTCCCTGCCCATGCTTGCCAGCGCGGCCAGTATCGAGCCGGCGTCCGAACGCCAGCATGGCGAGGGGCCTTTCGATCGTCTCGTGCTGAAGGGCGGCATCGTGGTCGACGGCACCGGTGCCCCGGCTTACGGGCCGGTCGATATCCTGGTTGAAAACGACAGGATCGTGTCCATCGGTGGCCAGTACGAGATAGATTCGCGCACCCGCCTGCTGGATGTCAGCGGTATGTACGTCCTTCCTGGATTCGTCGATATGCATGGCCATATCGGTGGTGTCGACCAGGGAACCCCCGCGGATTACGTAATGAAGCTCTGGATGGGTCATGGCATCACGACCATCCGTGACCCTGGTAGCGGCAACGGCCTGGATTTCGTGCTGGAGCACAAGCGCCGGAGCGCGGCCAATCGCATCACCGCGCCGCGCATCAAGGCTTACGTTTTCTTTGGCAGTGGTGAATCCGCACCGATCACCACCCCGGAGCAAGCCCGTGCCTGGGTGCGTCGCCAGGCAAAGGCTGGCGCTGATGGCGTGAAGCTGTTCGGCGCCCGGCCCGAGGTGCTGCAGGCAACGCTGGATGAGATCCGCAAGCAGGGATTGCGCTCCGCCATGCACCATGCCCAGCTCGGCGTGACCCGTGCCGATGTCATGGATACGGCGGAATGGGGCTTGACCACCATGGAGCACTGGTACGGGCTGCCCGAAGCGCTGTTCACGGATCGGACGGTTCAGGACTACCCGGCTGACTACAACTACATGAATGAATACCACCGCTTTGCCGAGGCCGGTCGCCTCTGGCAGCAGGCGGCCGCGCCGGGCAGCGAGCGCTGGGAAACGGTTCGCGATCGCCTGATAGCGCTCGATTTCACCCTCGACCCCACGTTCACGATCTACGAAGCCAATCGGGACCTGATGGCGCAGCGGCGAGCCGAATGGCATGACGAGTACACCCTGCCCTCGCTCTGGGAGTTTTTCCGTCCCAGCGCTGATTCGCATGGTTCCTACTGGTTCGACTGGTCCACGGCCGACGAAATTGCCTGGAAGGCCAATTTCCGTCGCTGGATGGACTTCGTGAATGACTACAAGAACCATGGGGGCCGCGTCACGGTTGGCTCGGACTCCGGCTATATCTACAAGATCTACGGATTCGGTTACATCCAGGAACTGGAATTGTTGCAGGAAGCCGGCTTCCACCCGCTGGAAGTGGTGCGGGCCGCGACCCTGCACGGCGCCGAGGCCATCGGCATGGCTGGCCAGGTGGGTTCGATCGAGCCCGGCAAGAAAGCCGATTTTGTCGTCGTTCCCGGCAACCCCCTCGGCAATTTCAAGCTGCTGTACGGCACCGGTGCCATCCAGCTGGATGACGAGGGCAATATCGTGCGGGCCGGCGGCGTTCGCTGGACCATCAAGGATGGCATCATCTACGACGCCCCGGCGTTGCTGGCCGAGGTCCGGACAATGGTGGCAAATGCCAAAAAAGAGGCCGGGATCACGGAATTGCGTCAGCCAGGCCTATAA
- a CDS encoding PilZ domain-containing protein: METSSRKREQERRVNQRFELRTPVEFRGDDDTIAHGDITDVSLAGMMIRCDRTALRSIAPKFDKTTPDEAPRVRACFALPADSVGEIEVDCKVVHIRRFSQSEYFVHLNYENFAGASYDELRHYIETLVELGARPS; the protein is encoded by the coding sequence GTGGAAACGAGCAGCAGGAAACGGGAACAGGAAAGGCGGGTCAACCAGCGATTCGAGCTGCGAACGCCTGTCGAGTTTCGCGGCGATGACGACACCATTGCACATGGCGACATCACGGATGTTTCGCTTGCCGGCATGATGATCCGCTGCGACCGCACCGCCCTGCGTTCCATTGCCCCGAAATTCGACAAGACCACGCCGGACGAGGCGCCGCGCGTGAGGGCCTGCTTTGCCCTGCCCGCCGACTCTGTCGGGGAGATCGAGGTCGACTGCAAGGTCGTGCACATCCGGCGGTTCTCGCAATCGGAGTATTTCGTGCACCTCAACTACGAAAACTTCGCCGGCGCCAGTTATGACGAACTGCGGCATTACATCGAGACCCTGGTAGAACTGGGTGCCCGCCCTTCCTGA
- a CDS encoding Zn-dependent hydrolase, translating to MQVLNRMLAMVLFLGLLSACDNASESDTSSDASKAGTSNMAADAPYSGDMDYLEDRLDIYASVTLTADTSTLSANQKQMIPLLIEASEIMDELFWRQAWGDKRALLSGIDNERVQRFAEINYGPWDRLNGERSFINEVGAKPEGAQFYPADMSKEEFEAWEQEGKRGLYSFVRRDAEGALYLEPYHEAFTDELRAAANLLREAAELADDPQFAEYLRMRADAFMTDDYQPSDMAWMDMKDNAIELVIGPIETYEDRLFGYRAAYESYVLLKDLEWSERLARYAAFLPELQEGLPVAEEYKQEMPGSDADLNAYDVVFYAGHSNAGSKTIAINLPNDEQVQLEKGTRRLQLKNAMRAKFDRILVPIADVLITPEQRKHITFDAFFANTMFHEVAHGLGIKNTIDGSVTVREALKEHASPMEEGKADILGLYMITELHKRGELPDTEMMDYYTTFLAGIFRSTRFGASSAHGQANMVRFNFFREAGAFVLDEQNGTYAVDFDNMQQAVEDLSRLILTLQGNGDYEGVDKLMSEQGQVGASLKAALDRLSDNDIPVDIVFEQGVAELEL from the coding sequence ATGCAAGTCTTGAATCGTATGCTGGCCATGGTTCTGTTCCTTGGCCTGCTGAGCGCGTGCGACAACGCGTCCGAATCCGACACTTCGTCGGATGCCAGCAAGGCAGGAACCTCGAACATGGCCGCGGATGCGCCCTACAGTGGCGACATGGACTACCTTGAAGACCGTCTCGACATTTATGCGTCTGTCACGCTGACGGCCGACACCTCGACGTTGTCTGCCAACCAGAAACAGATGATTCCGCTGCTGATCGAGGCATCGGAGATCATGGACGAGCTGTTCTGGCGCCAGGCCTGGGGTGACAAGCGCGCCTTGCTCAGCGGCATCGACAACGAGCGCGTGCAGCGCTTCGCGGAAATCAACTATGGCCCCTGGGACCGCCTCAATGGCGAACGCAGCTTCATCAACGAAGTCGGTGCAAAGCCCGAGGGCGCACAGTTCTATCCTGCCGACATGAGCAAGGAGGAATTCGAGGCCTGGGAACAGGAAGGCAAGCGCGGCCTGTATTCCTTCGTGCGCCGTGATGCCGAAGGGGCGTTGTACCTGGAGCCCTACCACGAGGCATTCACCGACGAACTGCGCGCTGCGGCGAACCTGCTTCGCGAAGCTGCCGAGCTCGCTGACGATCCGCAGTTTGCCGAGTACCTGCGCATGCGCGCCGATGCGTTCATGACCGACGACTACCAGCCCAGCGACATGGCCTGGATGGACATGAAGGACAATGCCATCGAGCTGGTAATCGGGCCGATCGAAACCTACGAGGATCGCCTCTTCGGGTATCGAGCTGCCTATGAATCCTATGTGCTGCTGAAGGACCTGGAATGGAGCGAGCGCCTGGCACGCTACGCGGCGTTCCTGCCCGAGCTGCAGGAAGGCCTGCCGGTTGCCGAAGAGTACAAGCAGGAAATGCCGGGCTCGGATGCCGACCTGAATGCCTATGACGTCGTTTTCTATGCCGGCCACAGCAATGCCGGTTCCAAGACCATCGCCATCAACCTGCCGAATGACGAGCAGGTTCAGCTGGAGAAAGGTACGCGTCGCCTGCAGCTCAAGAATGCCATGCGCGCCAAGTTCGATCGCATCCTGGTGCCGATTGCCGACGTGCTGATCACACCTGAGCAGCGCAAGCACATTACCTTCGATGCATTCTTTGCCAACACCATGTTCCATGAAGTGGCGCATGGCCTCGGCATCAAGAACACCATCGACGGTTCCGTTACGGTGCGTGAAGCGCTCAAGGAACATGCCAGCCCGATGGAAGAAGGCAAGGCCGACATCCTCGGCCTCTACATGATCACCGAGTTGCACAAGCGCGGCGAGCTTCCGGATACCGAGATGATGGACTACTACACCACGTTCCTCGCCGGCATCTTCCGCTCCACCCGTTTCGGGGCATCCAGCGCTCATGGCCAGGCCAACATGGTGCGATTCAACTTCTTCCGCGAAGCCGGTGCATTTGTTCTTGACGAACAGAACGGCACCTACGCCGTGGACTTCGACAACATGCAGCAGGCCGTGGAAGACCTGTCACGCCTGATCCTTACCCTGCAGGGCAATGGCGACTACGAAGGTGTCGACAAGTTGATGTCCGAGCAAGGCCAGGTTGGCGCTTCCCTGAAGGCGGCGCTGGACCGGCTGTCCGACAACGACATCCCGGTGGACATCGTTTTCGAGCAAGGCGTGGCCGAACTCGAACTTTGA
- a CDS encoding MaoC/PaaZ C-terminal domain-containing protein produces MSKPPIKGSQLGGEVIEPIRLKPLWQIYLSMFLGLKKESTDLAAPLPDVVYIQRGRRVSQDDMLAYQQVCGASPPDLVPPIYPHIMATHLQLQLMDSEHFPFSLAGLVHMGQSIEWHADMPINGSYDVVCKIEGPRETDRGWEFTLLTDVLKATERVWHEKIDFLKPDPKKRARPRRHSRSGDAVHFVPLLHLQFEEDMGRRYARVSGDWNPIHLSRFLAKRFGFKRPIAHGMFSLARCLSILQARGVELNGMKLEGSFRAPVMLPAYTNFSLGDREPDRNFALTDARKGRILVEGHLSELN; encoded by the coding sequence ATGAGCAAGCCACCCATCAAGGGCAGCCAGCTCGGCGGGGAAGTGATCGAGCCGATTCGCCTGAAACCGCTCTGGCAGATCTACCTGTCGATGTTCCTAGGACTGAAAAAGGAATCCACGGATCTCGCGGCTCCCTTGCCGGATGTCGTCTACATCCAGCGTGGCCGACGAGTCTCCCAGGATGACATGCTGGCTTACCAGCAGGTTTGCGGTGCCAGCCCTCCGGACCTGGTGCCACCGATTTATCCGCACATCATGGCAACGCACCTGCAGTTGCAACTGATGGACTCCGAGCATTTCCCGTTTTCGCTGGCCGGCCTCGTGCACATGGGTCAATCCATCGAGTGGCATGCCGACATGCCGATCAATGGCAGCTACGACGTGGTCTGCAAGATAGAGGGACCGCGCGAAACCGATCGAGGCTGGGAATTCACCTTGCTCACCGACGTGCTGAAGGCCACCGAGCGGGTCTGGCACGAGAAGATCGATTTCCTGAAACCCGATCCGAAGAAGCGTGCCCGGCCACGGCGCCACAGCCGATCGGGCGATGCCGTGCATTTCGTTCCGCTGTTGCACCTCCAGTTCGAAGAAGACATGGGGCGACGCTATGCGCGCGTCTCCGGAGACTGGAATCCCATTCACCTGAGCCGCTTCCTGGCCAAGCGCTTCGGATTCAAGCGACCCATAGCGCATGGCATGTTCTCGCTGGCTCGCTGCCTGTCGATCCTGCAGGCGAGGGGAGTCGAACTGAATGGCATGAAGCTGGAAGGCAGCTTCCGCGCACCGGTCATGCTTCCGGCTTACACCAACTTCAGCCTGGGCGACCGCGAACCCGACAGGAATTTTGCCCTTACCGATGCGCGCAAAGGCCGCATCCTGGTGGAGGGGCACCTTTCGGAACTGAACTAG
- a CDS encoding DUF6279 family lipoprotein, translating into MNGMTPSSKPGLRTQWRALLLACVLALSACGAVELAYSMAPRLAVEFADEYFYLNTRQESEALALFKARKAEHEVRELPLYYAFAERVEQRFLAGLTPESLDASIDEGEQLLRQGVRDTMPAIAEIMAGLDEDQRAYFVGKLEEKEQEYRERIAEERSDKEREENEFEDMEEWIGELNEEQKRLIRSHVARMHDNRPLWLAWRVARNDGLGQLLLDNAGQQEIESFLKRSWVDRVDLPAELAERSTHNRQQSIEMILALQETLTDKQRDKVLKRIREARELVLALMPAEVERELLAVAVRKGDSQ; encoded by the coding sequence ATGAACGGCATGACACCAAGCAGCAAACCCGGTCTGCGCACGCAATGGCGTGCGCTGCTGCTTGCATGCGTCCTGGCCCTTTCGGCTTGCGGCGCCGTCGAACTTGCCTACAGCATGGCGCCACGGCTGGCCGTCGAATTTGCCGACGAATATTTCTACCTGAACACACGCCAGGAATCGGAAGCGCTGGCGCTGTTCAAGGCGCGCAAGGCCGAGCACGAGGTGCGCGAATTGCCGCTGTACTACGCCTTTGCCGAGCGCGTCGAACAACGCTTCCTGGCAGGCCTGACACCAGAGTCGCTGGATGCCAGTATCGACGAAGGCGAACAGCTGCTACGGCAAGGCGTGCGCGATACCATGCCGGCAATTGCCGAGATCATGGCAGGCCTGGACGAGGACCAGCGTGCCTACTTCGTCGGCAAGCTCGAAGAAAAGGAGCAGGAGTACCGCGAGCGCATTGCCGAGGAGCGCAGCGACAAGGAACGTGAAGAAAACGAATTCGAGGACATGGAAGAGTGGATCGGCGAGCTCAACGAGGAACAGAAGCGCCTCATCAGATCACATGTCGCCAGGATGCATGACAATCGTCCGCTCTGGCTGGCATGGCGGGTAGCGCGCAATGACGGCCTGGGCCAGCTGTTGCTGGACAACGCCGGGCAGCAGGAAATCGAGTCGTTCCTGAAGCGCTCCTGGGTCGATCGTGTCGATCTCCCTGCCGAGCTTGCCGAGCGCTCCACGCACAATCGCCAGCAAAGCATAGAAATGATCCTGGCATTGCAGGAAACCTTGACCGACAAGCAACGTGACAAGGTTCTGAAACGGATTCGTGAAGCCCGCGAGCTCGTACTCGCGCTGATGCCTGCGGAAGTCGAGCGGGAGCTGCTTGCGGTAGCCGTCCGGAAAGGTGACTCGCAATGA